The Trichomycterus rosablanca isolate fTriRos1 chromosome 17, fTriRos1.hap1, whole genome shotgun sequence DNA segment CCGAGCGTGACGAGTGGGGCAGCGGCGTGGAGGCTCTGGAATGTGCTCTCCAGCTGGAGAAGAACGTCAACCAGTCTCTCCTGGACCTGCACAAGCTCGCCGCCGAGCGCAACGACCCTCACGTAAGCAATCCCCAATCTGTCTACCGGAATCACAGCTGATCATGGTGGCACTTTTAAAGATGCTCATCAAGATTTCACTTTCTGCTTCTTCTGTTCCAGATGTGCGACTTCATCGAGACTCACTACCTGGACGAGCAGGTGAAGTCCATCAAGGAGCTGGCCGACTGGGTGTCGAACCTGCGCCGCATGGGCGCGCCCCAGAACGGCATGGCCGAATACCTGTTCGACAAGCACACACTGGGTGAACACAGCAGCTAAACCCCCGACCACACTACACCCTCCAGATCAGACTCtacatttcttcttcttcttctgttgtTCATCGATCTGTCGGTCCCAGAAACCCCAGCGTTCACGTTTATCTCCGCGGGTTTGCTAGTTTGCGGTCCAGCCGAAGGGGGACCACGCCCGGTTCGGTTCGGCTCGGCCTGCTTGCTCGTGAGCGTGCTTTAATTTACAGATAAACGTCGAGACGCTGGGTGATGGTATTTACAGTTTGCATGTACCTGCTTTAAAACTACGTTACCCAGAAGGCATTGCCCTCGATTTCTGAAACGATTCCTCTTTTGTTTTTGCTGATCTGACCGTCTCAGAAACCCCAGAGTTCCGCTTTATCTCCACGGGTTTGCTAGTTTGCGTTCCAGCCGGTTCGGCTCGGCCTGCTTGCTCGTAAGCGTGCTTTTAATTTAGAGGTAAACACTAAGACTCGGGATGGTCGATGGTATTTAAATGCTGCATGTTCCTGCTTTAAAACTACATTACCCAGAAGGCATTGCTCTGTATGCTCTTTTACTGTGTGTTAAACCCCAGTTAATAAACCTTAATCTCTGGATTCTGAACATTTGGTGTGTGcgcttttctttgtgtgtgtgtatagacgtgggtttaaaataaatgtggtttgttattgttggtaaaCAGGCCACCACCCGTTCTTTCTACAGATTATAACGTATCGTTAGACCATTCATGTCTAAAACCACAATGTTTACACAGCACAACTCGGccataaaaagaaaatataaaattgaTCCATAAGTCAGTATACTATAAACAGACTCGAACCTAATACCCATCATGCCATAAAGTAATACGTgttaaaacatggcattaaaatccaaacaaaccacTTTCATGTCTTACTTTATCAGTAGTAAAGATCCTGCTTGTGTTTTCTCCTCTttcctgtttgtttttattattactcttCACCTCTGGGTGCTCGGAGCCTATTGTGCTACCCTACTACAGCGGGTGATTCAAATCTCACTGGTGCTATCCACCAGCTGGTTGTCTACACGACTGTCCCAGTGATTCCTGGTTTAACCAggcccaccatgaccctgaccagaacaaaGTGCTGGACTAAAATGAAATTGGGGTGAAAATATTTCAGCTCGTGTTCACAAGggcagctcggtgggtagcactgtctcctcgcagcaagaaggtcctgggtggttcgatccccaggcgcgtggcggtccgggtccttcctgtgtggagtttccacATGAAACTTGTTTATCATTTTACAAGAATGGTCAGTTTGTTAGGAACATGGCTGCGTGTGTCGGTATCGGTCTTTGGAATTCTgaaaccttccaaaagtctctgttaattgaactaagaaagcagaaacttaagaatttaatgcaaataactaataaaatataaaatttccagtCACAGATGTCAGTAAGAGTGTGGTCCATAGTGATACATCctatgtgatttgggacaccgCCTGTAACCGACGCTTTCTAACAGCGTGACTACCAAGCAGGCTAAAAGCGGTGTGGTTAGAAAGATACGACAATCTCTGTTTACACTGAAGTGTGGAATAAACGCACGTCCACCCAGCAGCACCATTCTGATTAGATCTTCAAACTGGGCTCTTAATGGTTTTGCAGCCGGTTTACAGACAATAAATGTCCAAGTGTTTGTGAAGCTAATAACGTAAACAATACTAATACTGTACTGAGCCAAGTCGCCATTGTTTGGCCCACTTCTATTATTGAGTGGGGGTAAAATAATTCAGGGGGGTTGGAAACACTGAAAGGTCTTAATGTGCTGAACCTTTAACGtttgtataaaatatttttatagttTGAAATGAGCTTGTCTTGAAAATTCAATTATAATGCAGTGAATCGTCTTTGAATCTTTGTGGTAAGAGGAAGTGAAAACCAGCTCCATTTTCCAGCTCCAAGACATctgtttaaagtttaaaataacaagtgtctgtttctgttgaaATGAAACCTGCCAAAAcctaaaataaatcatatgtGCGGTGATTTATTATTTCACTTCTCAGCTCTTCAGAAGTTTCACTTTTCATTACAGGTTTATAAGCAGCGAACAGAAACCTGCAACTCACAGCTGGAAAgatttaattcattattttactgaacatcctggtcagggtctaggTGTCCTGGTAAGACCTGGGTGCACATAGACCTTGAACAGGGAGCCAAGCTAAATCATATGGATGAGAAAATGTGGAGGACAAGCTAATGCAGCCTGACTGTGTACTGACACGGGCCTTGatctcaaccctactgaactGCTTTatgatgaattagaatgttgatTGTGACCAATGGGGTTTATCTGTCTGAGCTCCTATTTAAAAGCTACTAATTTATAATTGCAGTGTGCCaaattctttgtttttgtacattatttac contains these protein-coding regions:
- the fth1a gene encoding ferritin, heavy polypeptide 1a, whose product is MSSQVRQNYHQDCEAGINRQINLELYASYVYLSMSYFFDRDDQALHNFAKFFRHQSHEEREHAEKLMKLQNQRGGRIFLQDVKKPERDEWGSGVEALECALQLEKNVNQSLLDLHKLAAERNDPHMCDFIETHYLDEQVKSIKELADWVSNLRRMGAPQNGMAEYLFDKHTLGEHSS